Genomic window (Planococcus sp. MSAK28401):
GGATGGCCGAAAGCAATGATTGCGTGTAAGGATGCATCGGGTTGGCGTACAATTCATCGGCTGGCGCCAATTCCACCAATTTGCCGAAGTACATCACGCCGATACGGTCCGAGATATATTTAACCATCGACAAATCATGTGCGATGAATAAATACGTCAAGCCTTTTTCTTCCTGCAATTCTTTCAGCAAGTTGACAACCTGTGCTTGGATGGAAACGTCCAGTGCCGAAATCGGCTCATCCGCAATGATGAAGTCCGGGTCGACTGCCAAAGCACGCGCAATCCCTAGGCGCTGGCGCTGCCCGCCGGAGAATTCATGCGGGTAGCGGTTTGCGTGCTCTTTGTTCAAACCAACCGTCTCTAACAGGTCGTATACCATTTTCTTACGGTCGCTAGCATTTTTTGCCAAGCCATGGATATCGATTCCTTCTGCGATAATGTCCATGACTTTCATACGCTGGTTCAACGAAGCGTAAGGATCTTGGAAAATCATCTGCATTTTGCGGTTGAATTTCTTCAGGTCTTTTTTGTTTTTCTTGCCGTGCACACTTTCGCCTTCATAAAGGACTTGGCCATCCGTTGCGTCGTATAAACGAATGATCGAGCGGCCGGTCGTGGATTTCCCGCAACCCGACTCGCCTACAAGGCCGAGTGTTTCGCCTTTATAAATATCGAAGGTAATGCCATCAACTGCTTTTACTTCGTTTGCTTTGCCGACATTGAAATGCTGTTTAAGGTTTTTGATTTCAACTAATTTTTCAGCCATCAATTTGCGCTCCCTTCATAATAGCGGCTGCCAGGGAACTTTTTCATCCGTTCGATGACCATTTCAGGCGGTTCGACTGTTGGCGCTTCAGGATGAAGAAGCCATGTAGCCGCCATGTGCGTATCGCTGATTTTAAAGAACGGAGGCGGCTGTTCCATATCAATCTTCATGGCATATTCGCTGCGCAATGCAAATGCATCGCCTTTTGGCGGATCGAGAAGATCGGGCGGCGTGCCAGGAATTGCATATAATTTTGCATCTTCTGAATCCATTGAAGGCATTGAACTGAGAAGGCCCCATGTATATGGATGCTGTGGGTTGTAGAAAATTTCATCGACTGTGCCGATTTCAACGATTTTCCCACCGTACATAACAGCTACGCGGTCTGCCACGTTTGCCACTACCCCAAGGTCGTGAGTGATGAAAATAATCGAGGTGTCGATTTTCTTCTGCAAATCTTTCATCAATTCCAGGATTTGCGCTTGGATCGTCACGTCGAGAGCAGTTGTCGGCTCATCGGCGATTAGGACCTGCGGGTTGCACGCTAGCGCAATGGCAATAACGATCCGCTGGCGCTGTCCACCTGAAAATTGGTGAGGATATTGTTTCATTCGAAGCTCAGGTTTAGGCATGCCGACTAAACGCAGCAAGTCGATCGCCACTTTCTTCGCTTCGTCCTTGCTGATTTTTTGGTGCTTTAAGATCGGCTCTGTAATCTGGCGGCCGATCGGCATTGTTGGGTTGAGCGAAGTCATCGGATCCTGGAAAATCATCGAAATGTCTTTACCGCGGATCTTCTGCATTTCCTTATCGCTCAATTTCGTCAAGTCGCGCCCGCCAAATAGGATTTCCCCGCTTTTGAATTCAGCGCTCTCTTCAGGCAATAAACGCATAATCGATTTCGTTGTAACGGATTTACCGGAACCGGATTCACCTACGATTGCCAATGTTTCACCTTTATATAGATCAAAGTTGACGCCTCGGATTGCTTTTACTTCGCCACCGTATGTGTTGAAGGAAAGTTCGAGGTCTTTTACTTGAAGTATCTTTTCCATCTAAGGCTTTCCTCCTTAATCTTTCATCTTCGGATCGAGCGCATCACGCAAGCCGTCACCAATTAAGTTAAATGCGATCATGATTAAACTTAACACAACAGCCGGGAATAAGAGAATATGCGGCTGATACTGGATCAGTTTATAGCCATCATTGATCAATGTACCTAGAGACGCATCTGGAGCCTGAAGCCCAAGCCCGATAAAGCTCAAGAAGGCTTCGAAGAAAATAGCGCCCGGAATTGTGAACATCGTGTTGATGATGATGACGCCAAGAACGTTTGGCATCAAATGCTTCCAAATGATGCGGCTGTCACTGGCACCAAGCGTGCGTGCTGCGAGAACGAATTCCTGGCTCTTGTATTTAAGAACCTGTCCACGCACTACCCGTGACATGCCGGTCCAACCGGTTATCGTCAAGGCTATGATGATCGCAAGTATCCCCGGATCCATGATGAGGATAAAGAGGATAACGACGACCAAGTTCGGAATACCTGTTAAAATCTCGACAATCCGTTGCATGACATCATCCACGCGGCCTCCGAAGTATCCGGAAATCCCTCCGTAAATAACACCAATCAGCATATCAATTGCTGCTGCAACAAATGCGATGAACAAGGAAACTTGAGTCCCTTTCCATACACGGGAGAACATATCACGGCCAAGGCCGTCCGTCCCGAACCAGTAATTCTGTTCGACATTCTTCAGTTCATACATATCCACTTGACGTCCGCCTAATGTACCGACACCATCCATGATGCCTAGGTTTTCGATGACAGGTACTTTCGGCGGCAAGTTAGCGTGTGTGATGGTTTGGTCGTTTGGTTCGTAAGGGCTGATCATCGGCCCGATAAAGGACATCAAGACGATCAAACCGAACAAGATCAAGCTGATGATAGCCCCTTTGTTTTTCTTTAGGCTGCGCCAAGCATCCTGCCAAAAGCTGACACTTGGTTTTGAGATTTTCTCAGCCTCTTGGGTATCTCTAGGGATGCGCGTAAATGCATCTTGAGGAAGCTTTTCATAATTCTGTGTCATTAATTCTTACCTCCTGAAAGACGAATCCGAGGATCGATGACGCCATACAAAATATCTACCACTAAAATGATAACAATCAAGAATACGGAGAAGAAAATAGTCGTACCCATGATGATTGAGAAGTCACTAACCATGATTGATTTTACGAATTGCTCACCGATTCCAGGAATCGCGAAAATCTGCTCGACCACGAGAGAGCCTGTCAAAATACTGACTGCCATCGGCCCAAGTACTGTAATCAATGGAATCAACGCGTTGCGGAATGCATGCTTGAAAGCGATTTCTGATCCGCTTGCTCCTTTAGCTTTTGCCAAAGTGATATAGTCAGATCCAAGAACTTCGATCATTTCTGTACGGATGAACCGTGCAGCCGTTGCCAGTGGGAACATCGCCAAAGCTATTGACGGCAATACGCTGGACATAAATCCATCTTTCCACAGCGCCACTGGGAACAGGTCCCATTTTAAACCGAGCCAGTATTGTAGCATGGATGCAAAAACAAACGATGGAATGGATATACCGATAATCGCAACAATCGTACTTCCGTAATCCACCCATGTATTTTGCCTGAGCGCCGCGACCATCCCGAACAGGATTCCGAGAACAGTCCCGAGAAGCATTCCTTGGAATCCAATCTGGGCTGACGGCCCCATGCGGCTTAAAATAACATCTGTTACGTCTGCGCCTTTGAATTGGTTAATCGAAATACCCAAATCACCTCTTAGCAAACCAAACATATAATCGAAATATTGAACAGGAAGGGGTTGGTCCAGTCCGTACCGTGCCTCTACGACTGCCCGTTGTTCAGGAGATAGTTTATCTGCGGAAGCAATTGGGGAACCTGGTAATATTTTCATCAAGAAAAATGTAAACGTGGCAATAAGCGCTAAGGTGATGAACATATAAATTAATCTTTTTCCAATATAGCGTGCCATGGTGCACCTCCAAATAAAATCGCTCTATTATATCAAGCACCAAAAGATACTTGTATTTTTCTGATTAAGCAGAATACCGTTAATTTTCGGTGAATTTATTCACAGTAGAAAAGAGAGTATATCAATCCCTTGATATACTCTCTTTCTATTATGTTTTCCTAAAGTACATTCAGTTGGGAATCCTTATTCCTTACCGGAAATGTAAGCCCATTTGTAGCCGTAGTCTCCACCGAATGGGTGTTTGACGATGTTGTTAACATATGGCTTTTGAAGGGACATGATACCGCGCTGATAGATCGGTGCGATAGCAGCGTCTTCTTCAACCAAGATTTTTTCAGCTTGAGCCATTGCTTCCCAGCGTCCTTCAGCATCCTGTGCCAATTCGCCTTTAGCTTGCTCAACCAAGTTATCGAACTCTTCGTTAGAGTAAGACATCAAGTTGTGAGAAGATCCAGTTACGAACAAGTCGATGAATGTCATCGGATCCTGGAAGTCAGGGCCCCATCCAGAGTTTTGGATATCGTAGTCTTGTGCTTCATCAAGCTCAAGGCGTACGCCGAATGGTACAGCTTTCAAGTTAACTGTCAAACCTTCAAGGTTTGTTTCAAGTTGCTCTTTCAAATAAGCATCCATTTTACCCGCAAGCTCAGAGTCGCCGCCAAGAAGTTCCATAGTCACTTCTGTTTCGCCGATTTCCTCTAGGCCTTGCTCCCAGTAAGTTTTCGCTTCTTCAGCGTTGAATGGCAACATGTCTCCGTTGATGTCACGGAAATCTTCGCCCGCTTCGTTGAAAGTGAAATCAGTTGGTACTAGGTAGTTAGCTGGAAGTGATCCGTTAGCTAGAACTACATCTACAAGGTCTTGCTTGTTGAAGCCAGTTGCAATCGCTTTACGGATGTTTTCGTTAGCGAGTGGAGTTTCTTCTCCGTTGCGTTCTTGGTTAAATTTCAAGTAGAACAAAGTTGGTTCAAGTTCTTTTACAACTTCTGGGTCTTCAGCGTATTGCATTGCGAATTCTCCAGAAAGTCCAACGCGGTCTTTTTCACCAGATTGGTAAAGGTTAACTGCAGTTGATGTTTCTTTAACTACGTCAACATTGATTGTGTCAAGTTGAACAGTTTCAGCATCCCAGTACTCAGGGTTTTTCTCCATTGTCCAAGTGAGTCCAGTTCCATCCCAGTTTGTAAGAGTGAATGGACCATTGTATAGAAGTGTATCAGAATTTGAAGCGTAGTTATCGCCTTGTTCTGTTACGAATTCTTCATTCAATGGGTAGAATGTAGCGAAAGCCATCAATGACATGAAGTAAGGAGTCGGGCGCTCAAGTTCTACGACAAGAGTTTTGTCGTCTTCAGCTGTGATTCCTAGTTCAGAGACTTCCATTTCCCCTTCAGAAACTTCAGTAGCGTTTTTGATTGTTCCAGCCATCATGTATGGTCCGTAAGGTGAACCAGTGTCTGGGTCAATCGCGCGCTGCCAAGCATAGACGAAATCGTTAGCTGTGATCGGTGTACCGTCCGACCAGTTAGCATCACGTAGTTTGAAAGTGTACGTCAAGCCATCTTCACTGATCTCAGGCTCGCCATCAGCAAGTGCAGGTTCAGCAATGTTTTCTTGGTTTAAACGGAACAAACCTTCGTTTACGTTGTTCATGATGTTGAATGCTACTGCATCCTCAGCAATCGAAGAATCCATTGACGGGATTTCTGCTCCTTCGATCAAGTTTAGTTCTTGTACAGAGTCAGGTTCGCCGCCGTTGCCTTCTGCGCCTTCTGTACCTTCTGTGTCTGTGTTTTCTGTCCCAGTATCAGTGTCGTCTCCGCCGCCGCAAGCAGCTAGGAAAGCACTAAGTACCAAAACCAGGCCAAGTAGCCATAAAATCTTGCTGTTTTTCACTGATTTTGCCCCCTTAAATTTTCTGAAAAGTTGGTACATGATTAATTATACATAAATATTTTTTGTTGTACAGCGTTTTTTTTGGAATAAATTGTACTTGAAGCTTAATCATAGTATACCAAATAATCACCAATCGCCTGAAAAGCGCGTCATGTAAGCGTTTTCTTCTCAATTAGAAATCCAATAATTTTTTGATTTTTTTTGTTATTTCTTCTACAATAAGAACGAATAGGGGTGCCAAAATGAAAAAAATAATCATTGGAATTGCTGCTGTGCAATTGATCATCTTGTTGACGATGCTCGTGCGAAGCGAACCGTTTTCACTGCTGTCATATATCAATAATTCCTTTATCTACGGGGGCATCCTTGTATTCTTCGGGGCTTGGGTGTTCGTTGTCCGAACAGGGGTTTTCGATGTATTTACGATGAGCATGCGCAAAGTGTTCAAAACCAAATCTACACTCGAAGACGACGAGATGCGCCTCCCATCGGAAGTGCTGGCATTCTCAAGTTCCCCCCTCTTGATAGTAGGCGGTGCGACTTTAGTAGCCATGGCTGTTTCCTTGGCGTTCTACCAATCGTAGAATTGCGTATTGCAGCGCCAATCCTTTTTGTATTATAATAAATCCAATACAAAATGAGCGTTGACAAAGAGTAGTAGATGCAGTTTCTTCTATATAAGAGAGCTTGTGGCTGGTGTGAACAAGCAGAAGACTGCATTGAATGGACTTTCGAGCTAAAGCGGCGAAACAAGTAGCCGCTTTCGTATTCTCCACGTTACGGAGGCAAGAGGCCGCTTTTGCGGCAACCAGGGTGGTACCGCGGAACCGCACATCATTCGTCCCTTTAGTTCCAGGGACGGAGATGTGCTTTTTTATATTCATTTTTAGGACCACCCACTTAGAGGAGGAATTGTATTGAAGAAAATTTTTTCAGGCGTCCAGCCGACCGGCACAGTTACACTCGGTAATTATATCGGTGCATTCAAGCAGTTTACCGAACTGCAGGAAGAATATGATTGCATCTTCTGCATCGTCGACCAGCACGCCATTACCATGCCTCAAGATCGTCTCGAGTTAAGAAAAAACATTAAATCGCTTGCCGCGCTTTATCTAGCTGTCGGCATCGATCCTGAAAAAGTCACGCTGTTCATTCAATCGGAAGTGCCAGCGCACGCACAGGCAGGTTGGATGCTGCAATGCGTATCGACCATCGGTGAGCTCGAGCGCATGACGCAGTTCAAAGACAAATCTGCCAAGGCCGCTTCCATCTCTGCTGGCCTCTTGACTTACCCGCCTTTAATGGCTGCTGACATTCTATTGTACCAAACAGACATTGTCCCTGTCGGCGATGACCAAAAACAGCATATCGAATTGACACGCGACTTAGCGGAGCGTTTCAATAGAAAATACAATGACATTTTCACGATCCCGGACATCCGTATTCCAAAACACGGAGCGCGTGTCATGTCCTTGCAGGATCCGACGAAAAAGATGAGCAAGTCCGATTCAAATAAAAAATCGATCATCACTTTGCTCGATGATTTAAAAACAATCGAAAAGAAAGTGAAGAGCGCCGTCACCGACTCAGAAGGAATCGTCAACTACGATCCGGAGAACAAGCCCGGCGTATCCAACCTGCTGTCGATCGAAGCTGCCTTAACTGGAGCCTCCATCGATGAACTGGTCGCTAAATACCAAAACGGAGGCTATGGCGACTTTAAATCTGGCGTGGCCAAAGCCATCACAGAACATTTGGCGCCAATCCAAGAACGTTACTATAAGTTGCTCGATTCTGAGGAGCTTGACACGATTCTCGACGAAGGCGCAGAAAAAGCCAATTTCATTGCCAATAAAACATTGAAGAAAATGGAGAACGCGATGGGG
Coding sequences:
- a CDS encoding ABC transporter ATP-binding protein; this translates as MAEKLVEIKNLKQHFNVGKANEVKAVDGITFDIYKGETLGLVGESGCGKSTTGRSIIRLYDATDGQVLYEGESVHGKKNKKDLKKFNRKMQMIFQDPYASLNQRMKVMDIIAEGIDIHGLAKNASDRKKMVYDLLETVGLNKEHANRYPHEFSGGQRQRLGIARALAVDPDFIIADEPISALDVSIQAQVVNLLKELQEEKGLTYLFIAHDLSMVKYISDRIGVMYFGKLVELAPADELYANPMHPYTQSLLSAIPLPDPNYERNRTRKAYDPAVHNYADGEDVKMREVSPNHFVDCSEKEFAELQDRLAAKK
- the opp3C gene encoding oligopeptide ABC transporter permease, whose amino-acid sequence is MTQNYEKLPQDAFTRIPRDTQEAEKISKPSVSFWQDAWRSLKKNKGAIISLILFGLIVLMSFIGPMISPYEPNDQTITHANLPPKVPVIENLGIMDGVGTLGGRQVDMYELKNVEQNYWFGTDGLGRDMFSRVWKGTQVSLFIAFVAAAIDMLIGVIYGGISGYFGGRVDDVMQRIVEILTGIPNLVVVILFILIMDPGILAIIIALTITGWTGMSRVVRGQVLKYKSQEFVLAARTLGASDSRIIWKHLMPNVLGVIIINTMFTIPGAIFFEAFLSFIGLGLQAPDASLGTLINDGYKLIQYQPHILLFPAVVLSLIMIAFNLIGDGLRDALDPKMKD
- a CDS encoding DUF3899 domain-containing protein; this translates as MKKIIIGIAAVQLIILLTMLVRSEPFSLLSYINNSFIYGGILVFFGAWVFVVRTGVFDVFTMSMRKVFKTKSTLEDDEMRLPSEVLAFSSSPLLIVGGATLVAMAVSLAFYQS
- a CDS encoding peptide ABC transporter substrate-binding protein, with translation MKNSKILWLLGLVLVLSAFLAACGGGDDTDTGTENTDTEGTEGAEGNGGEPDSVQELNLIEGAEIPSMDSSIAEDAVAFNIMNNVNEGLFRLNQENIAEPALADGEPEISEDGLTYTFKLRDANWSDGTPITANDFVYAWQRAIDPDTGSPYGPYMMAGTIKNATEVSEGEMEVSELGITAEDDKTLVVELERPTPYFMSLMAFATFYPLNEEFVTEQGDNYASNSDTLLYNGPFTLTNWDGTGLTWTMEKNPEYWDAETVQLDTINVDVVKETSTAVNLYQSGEKDRVGLSGEFAMQYAEDPEVVKELEPTLFYLKFNQERNGEETPLANENIRKAIATGFNKQDLVDVVLANGSLPANYLVPTDFTFNEAGEDFRDINGDMLPFNAEEAKTYWEQGLEEIGETEVTMELLGGDSELAGKMDAYLKEQLETNLEGLTVNLKAVPFGVRLELDEAQDYDIQNSGWGPDFQDPMTFIDLFVTGSSHNLMSYSNEEFDNLVEQAKGELAQDAEGRWEAMAQAEKILVEEDAAIAPIYQRGIMSLQKPYVNNIVKHPFGGDYGYKWAYISGKE
- the trpS gene encoding tryptophan--tRNA ligase — protein: MKKIFSGVQPTGTVTLGNYIGAFKQFTELQEEYDCIFCIVDQHAITMPQDRLELRKNIKSLAALYLAVGIDPEKVTLFIQSEVPAHAQAGWMLQCVSTIGELERMTQFKDKSAKAASISAGLLTYPPLMAADILLYQTDIVPVGDDQKQHIELTRDLAERFNRKYNDIFTIPDIRIPKHGARVMSLQDPTKKMSKSDSNKKSIITLLDDLKTIEKKVKSAVTDSEGIVNYDPENKPGVSNLLSIEAALTGASIDELVAKYQNGGYGDFKSGVAKAITEHLAPIQERYYKLLDSEELDTILDEGAEKANFIANKTLKKMENAMGLGRKRKR
- a CDS encoding ABC transporter ATP-binding protein — encoded protein: MEKILQVKDLELSFNTYGGEVKAIRGVNFDLYKGETLAIVGESGSGKSVTTKSIMRLLPEESAEFKSGEILFGGRDLTKLSDKEMQKIRGKDISMIFQDPMTSLNPTMPIGRQITEPILKHQKISKDEAKKVAIDLLRLVGMPKPELRMKQYPHQFSGGQRQRIVIAIALACNPQVLIADEPTTALDVTIQAQILELMKDLQKKIDTSIIFITHDLGVVANVADRVAVMYGGKIVEIGTVDEIFYNPQHPYTWGLLSSMPSMDSEDAKLYAIPGTPPDLLDPPKGDAFALRSEYAMKIDMEQPPPFFKISDTHMAATWLLHPEAPTVEPPEMVIERMKKFPGSRYYEGSAN
- the opp3b gene encoding oligopeptide ABC transporter permease, which translates into the protein MARYIGKRLIYMFITLALIATFTFFLMKILPGSPIASADKLSPEQRAVVEARYGLDQPLPVQYFDYMFGLLRGDLGISINQFKGADVTDVILSRMGPSAQIGFQGMLLGTVLGILFGMVAALRQNTWVDYGSTIVAIIGISIPSFVFASMLQYWLGLKWDLFPVALWKDGFMSSVLPSIALAMFPLATAARFIRTEMIEVLGSDYITLAKAKGASGSEIAFKHAFRNALIPLITVLGPMAVSILTGSLVVEQIFAIPGIGEQFVKSIMVSDFSIIMGTTIFFSVFLIVIILVVDILYGVIDPRIRLSGGKN